The genomic DNA AGGCGTTCCGGGAAACGAATCCATCGTGAAACTGAACGCTCCCAAAGCGATCGTCGCGGGGATCAATCGCTTCGGAATTCCGCTCTGACGAAACAATTCGGCGGCAAACGGATAGACGGCAAAGACCGCCACAAACAGCGACACGCCGCCATAAGTCAGCAGCGCACTGACGATCACGATCGACAGCACCGAGCGTTGGCGTCCCAGTAATTCGATGATCGCCGACGCGATCGATTTCGCAAATCCCGACAGCTCCATCGTTTTGCCGAAGACCGCGCCCAGCAGAAAGATCGGGAAGTAGAGCTTAAAGAAGCCCGCCATCTTGTCCATGAACAGCCCCGTGAACATCGGGGCGACTTCCGCCGGGGAGGTCAACAACACGGCTCCCATCGCTGCCAGCGGAGCGAACAGGATCACGCTGTAGCCGCGATAGGCGGCGAGCATCAAAAAACCGAGTGCCGCAAGGATGATCAGGAGGTTCATTGCGCGGTCCAGCCACCATCGATTGTGAGCGTTTGGCCTGTGACGTTCCGAGCCAACGGGCTGGCCAGATATTCGATCGCCGCGGCGACCTCGTCGCATTCGATAAACGCCTTCTTCGGCATCGGTGCCAACATCACTTGATCGATCACTTCGGCTTCGGTTATCCCGCGTGCGATCGCTTGGTCGCCGATCTGCGCGTCGACCAGCGGCGTCCGAATGTAAGCGGGGCAGATGACGTTGCTGGTGATCTCCGAACCAGCTGTCTCGAGCGCCAACACCTTCGAAAAGCCAAGGATCGCGTGCTTGGCAGCCGTATACGCCGTCTTGTACGGCGACGCCACCAACGAATGAATCGAACCGATATGGATCATGCGGCCATATCCCGCGGCTCGCATTCCCGGCAACACGGCTCGCGACATCAAGAACGTTCCCTTGACCATCACGTCGAACAACTGCTCCCACTTCGCCAGCGGAAAATCTTCCAACGGGGCGACATGCTGCAAGCCAGCGTTGTTGATCAAAATGTCGATCGGGCCGACGCGAGCAAGTAAATCCTGGACATTCTGTTCACTCGACACATCCAATTGATGAGCCTGCGCCGCACCTCCCGCAGCCACGATCTCCGCAGCCGTCTGTTCGGCTCGCGACAAATCGAGATCGGTTGCCAGAATCGTGTGTCCTTGCCCGGCCAGGCAGATCCCAAGCCCACGCCCCAATCCGCTGCCAGCACCGCTGATCAAAACTGTACGCTTCACGAGCAACCTTTTGCATGTTGGAGGTATTGATCGCGGAGCACGCGTCGCATGACTTTGTTCGACGCGGTTCGTGGCATCACATCGACAGGAATGATGTCGTGGATTTTGAACAACGGATTCAATTCTTTTCGAATCGCCGATTGCATCGCCGCCATCAGCTCCTTTTTGTCGACCGTCACGTCTTTCGCAAGCACCACGTAGATCACCAGTTGGCTAGGACCACCGTCGGGCGCGACGCCGATCGCCGCCGTTTCGGAGAGCCCCGCGACGCCTTGCAACACGCGTTCGATCTCCGCCGAACCGACTTTGATCCCACCCAGGTTCATCGTATCGTCGGCTCGCCCCATCGCTCGCCAGCCCCCAGCGGGAATCCGCTGGATCTGGTCGCCATGCCGTCGCAAAACGTCCCCTTCATGACGGCACGGGGTCGCTGCATAATACGATTTGTGGTGGTCCCTGTTCAACAATTGCGTCGACATCCCGATCGTCGGAGGGACAAGAAACGCCTCGCCGCTGTCGGCTGGTTGTCCCTCGGCGTCCAAGATCACCATTTCGGTACCAAGCGTCGGCGTGTTGAACTCACCGACTTTGCAAGGCAGCGCGAGCGTCGATACGATGTAGCCGCCGCCGAGCTCCGTGCCACCACAATATTCGATGACCGGTCGACCGCCAGCCTGCTCCATCAACCACCGCATATCGTCCGCGGCGGAGCATTCGCCGGTCGTACTGAACAGCTCGATCGAACTCCAATCGAGCCCTTGAGCCGCGTCCACAGCTCGCCACGTTTTCACCAGACTGGGAATCACTCCCAACATCGTCGTCCGCGCGTCCTGAACAAACCGGCAGAACTCCGCACCGGTGGGCGATCCGTAGTAGAGTCCCATCGAAGCCCGATTCATCAGTGCAGAGAAGATCAGCCACGGGCCCATCATCCAACCGATATTAGTTGGCCAAACAGCGACGTCGCCCGGCTGGATGTTCTGGTGGAAGTGGGAATCGGCCGCGCATTTGATCGGCGTCGTATGCGTCCACGGAATCACTTTGGGATCGCCCGTCGTTCCCGACGAGAACAGGATGTTCATCGGATCCGAGGGCTCGCAAACCGCAACCGGCGCGTCCTCGTCATCGCCAAGAAAATCGCTCCAGTGACAATCTCCATCGCGCAGCTCGGCCGTCGACCCTTCGGAGACGACGATCGCCGCCGGCGCATCGGCTTGCTTGACGCCAGCGAACAACGGATGCGATTTCCCACCGCGGCGGAAGACATCTTGAGTGAAGATTCCGACGGCGCCAGAGAGTTTCAGCCGCGTCGCGATTTCTTTGGGTTGGAAGCTGTCGGCGATACTGACAGCGACACAGCCAGCCCACGCGATGCCGAGATAGATCGCAACGCATTCGACAGTCATCGGCATCAAGATCGCAATCGCATCGCCAGGCTTGTAGCCGCGCCGCCGCAGCCCATCGGCGACTCGCGACGCAAACGCCCGCAATTCACGAACGGTCAACGTTTCCAATTCGCCCCCTTCGTGCTGATAGATGATCGCCGTCGAATCGGCAGCCGCGTTAAAGCAGCTCTCGACAATGTTCAACTTCCCGCCGGGGAACCACTTCGGCGAGGCGACTCCTTCGGAAACATCGACGATCCGATCGAAGGGCGTCTGGAAAGGAATCGCCAATCGTTCGACGACCGACTCCCAAAACAGTTCGCGACGCTGGATCGACCAATCGTGCAAGGCTTCGTAATTGTCGACGCCGGCGCGCTGCATCAGCCAAGCCACGTTGGTGGCGTCGATCGTTTCCTGGGTTGGTTCCCAGATCCCACATTGTTTCACTTCGACAGCTTTCACTCTGGTTTATCCAAAACAACGGCACATCCCATCCCACCACCGACACACAGCGTCGCCAGCCCGCGTCGGGGCCGGCGGTGTGCCAGATGGACGATCAACCGCGCTCCGCTGGCACCAATCGGATGCCCCAATGCGATCGCGCCGCCGTCACAGTTGACCTGGGCTTCATCTAGTTTCAATTCACGCATACAAGCCAGCGACTGCGCCGCAAAAGCTTCATTTAATTCGATCGCATCAAACGACTGCGGATCGACGCCCAGTTTTCGCACCGCGTGAACCGGACCGAGCCCCATCAATTCAGGCTCGCAGCCCGCGACGGCGCTGGCTGTCAGAACCATCATCGGTTCCAAGCCGCACTGGCGTCCCCAGTCTTCGTCGCACAACAGCAACATCGCCGCGCCGTCGTTGATTCCCGAAGCGTTCCCCGCGGTCACGGTGCCATCGCTTTGGAACGCTGGCGACATTTTAGCCAGCTGTTCGACAGTCGTTCCCGGCCGCGGATGTTCGTCTTCGACGCAGCCATCAACAGCGACGATCTCGTCGGCGAATCGCCCCGCCTGCTGCGCCGCGGCGTACATCGCTTGGCTGCGAACCGCAAACTCGTCTTGCGCCGCGCGGGAG from Rosistilla oblonga includes the following:
- a CDS encoding 3-hydroxybutyrate dehydrogenase gives rise to the protein MKRTVLISGAGSGLGRGLGICLAGQGHTILATDLDLSRAEQTAAEIVAAGGAAQAHQLDVSSEQNVQDLLARVGPIDILINNAGLQHVAPLEDFPLAKWEQLFDVMVKGTFLMSRAVLPGMRAAGYGRMIHIGSIHSLVASPYKTAYTAAKHAILGFSKVLALETAGSEITSNVICPAYIRTPLVDAQIGDQAIARGITEAEVIDQVMLAPMPKKAFIECDEVAAAIEYLASPLARNVTGQTLTIDGGWTAQ
- a CDS encoding AMP-binding protein; the protein is MKAVEVKQCGIWEPTQETIDATNVAWLMQRAGVDNYEALHDWSIQRRELFWESVVERLAIPFQTPFDRIVDVSEGVASPKWFPGGKLNIVESCFNAAADSTAIIYQHEGGELETLTVRELRAFASRVADGLRRRGYKPGDAIAILMPMTVECVAIYLGIAWAGCVAVSIADSFQPKEIATRLKLSGAVGIFTQDVFRRGGKSHPLFAGVKQADAPAAIVVSEGSTAELRDGDCHWSDFLGDDEDAPVAVCEPSDPMNILFSSGTTGDPKVIPWTHTTPIKCAADSHFHQNIQPGDVAVWPTNIGWMMGPWLIFSALMNRASMGLYYGSPTGAEFCRFVQDARTTMLGVIPSLVKTWRAVDAAQGLDWSSIELFSTTGECSAADDMRWLMEQAGGRPVIEYCGGTELGGGYIVSTLALPCKVGEFNTPTLGTEMVILDAEGQPADSGEAFLVPPTIGMSTQLLNRDHHKSYYAATPCRHEGDVLRRHGDQIQRIPAGGWRAMGRADDTMNLGGIKVGSAEIERVLQGVAGLSETAAIGVAPDGGPSQLVIYVVLAKDVTVDKKELMAAMQSAIRKELNPLFKIHDIIPVDVMPRTASNKVMRRVLRDQYLQHAKGCS
- a CDS encoding thiolase family protein translates to MEKSEKTVWIVAAKRTPQGRLLGALAKQSAVDLAVAAGREVVASVDPGWIDSVIVGNVLSAGLGMNVARQVGVRLGLPVSTPAFTVNMMCGSGMQAVILAAQAIQNGSAKMVLCGGTESMSNAPHLMQRARRGYKLGDAVLVDSVLRDGLTDAFSGDHMGQTAERLAAKYEVSRAAQDEFAVRSQAMYAAAQQAGRFADEIVAVDGCVEDEHPRPGTTVEQLAKMSPAFQSDGTVTAGNASGINDGAAMLLLCDEDWGRQCGLEPMMVLTASAVAGCEPELMGLGPVHAVRKLGVDPQSFDAIELNEAFAAQSLACMRELKLDEAQVNCDGGAIALGHPIGASGARLIVHLAHRRPRRGLATLCVGGGMGCAVVLDKPE